A single Venturia canescens isolate UGA chromosome 1, ASM1945775v1, whole genome shotgun sequence DNA region contains:
- the cmb gene encoding putative uncharacterized protein DDB_G0271606 isoform X2: MAPGVNDGPRNTGTLPKSNRRNNRNRETPSVNQQAASRSVYHSRIQHPNNLLDWQPVNDREAVRSTKNSNARSTASAPSISYPDFADIVSYSSGRQYNFTGDEGSHWQEMAQPVDSRTQSPPQLQRTKPTNVDKMPDRRQVESRLHQIRDYIGVTSTMIESLSQSSDPRARTQLEKLSRMVEDLCDSETKLAKLLEDYNVRGITDENSESGKEDGEENGNEPLEVQLRRKMEASQRKLAELQEHQANLVGMQLQVRERLNAARQAQQALLQQENQTPLTIAPVSSSSAWETPNRGSQPPQAEAEEIDAETAMLRSKLAHLQSKKKHMDQLMVELQAVELSDRTSVSSESSRNAERDKCAELEVLKAQLAHLNALMEQATRVREVTSSTAEPDHELNVNNAPISENPEPIEDDVGAGASYNSFDRQSDIDDLAAGKARNSKDRPTVEEIQAVTRELKEQSSLLQAARAELRRLKQASGLTCVNNAPANSSLLPGTTPPSSIGGFPITEKKQSNNNNNNNNNSANNHHTNGDIQQAQTKKRQMEELVRKDQSHSSSVNRDVPAADWSSRRDSNSQLSHTSTPANVWPHPNVAGGSNEPSVDGVSSSENLLDIGPQIAAVENGFGPNWWNEPAAPMVNQPQNGPVGSAEYYRQLLMGSQAQQLQMMGTTMQQCCQLLWAQQRELQSMRNAITQLQQQFRQSMNRNGEIPENREDYSNLSRSAHHLGSTLDASLPPSSSLPNLVSLPNSANPPIQNPPVASTSSQQQQQQQQQQQQQQQQNHHQQLNNQVPPGNRANNYWDNFRSYSRQNLLSGNPKSAVDSVPGPSGNSTASTNATGSTVNSTLARDKRNREHGAADNLPLQSISSADAQYSLNLQLQSNLQSQERETSVARSNILSNEASSQQQQVENFWEENHSSFHSIVENNDDLDCLRHMSGEMRDILESLVVENRRRPDYLVIILREIKAISNDHRLRSRLLRSLRALQDSQPMSNPLNEVTDHTASESCQSSDEDSDFGAQASALRSSSTSNRMLLPEIYVPSPPSGQMQQMSHPQMVEHLEFEAVLSLENVNTVPASASMTPGYNEDLAEADQSRPEASNSQQGSPEDDNIDGVETEESQGAVGLEMPREIPDVAHPDEEMSNVEYAILDRIPTRLFHH, from the exons tttcgtATAGCAGTGGTCGACAGTATAATTTCACGGGCGACGAGGGCTCTCACTGGCAAGAAATGGCTCAACCCGTAGACTCGAGAACACAATCTCCACCCCAACTTCAAAGAACAAAACCTACCAACGTCGACAAAATG CCGGATAGACGCCAAGTGGAAAGTCGTTTACATCAAATACGTGATTACATCGGGGTGACTTCGACGATGATAGAATCTCTGAGCCAATCTTCGGATCCG CGCGCACGTACGCAACTTGAAAAGTTGAGTAGAATGGTCGAGGATCTCTGCGACAGTGAAACCAAATTGGCTAAGTTGTTGGAAGATTATAATGTCAGAGGAATCACCGATGAG AACAGCGAGAGTGGAAAAGAAGATGGCGAAGAAAACGGTAATGAGCCTCTGGAGGTTCAGTTACGCCGAAAAATGGAAGCTTCTCAGCGAAAGCTCGCCGAACTACAAGAGCATCAAGCGAATCTTGTGGGAATGCAGCTGCAAGTCCGAGAACGATTGAATGCAGCTCGACAAGCTCAACAGGCTCTTTTGCAACAAGAAAATCAGACTCCATTGACAATCGCCCCAGTGAGCTCGTCATCCGCGTGGGAAACTCCTAATCGTGGCTCTCAGCCGCCTCAAGCTGAGGCCGAAGAAATCGACGCTGAAACCGCTATGCTTAGAAGCAAACTCGCTCATCTTCagtccaaaaaaaaacacatggaTCAACTGATGGTTGAACTCCAAGCGGTTGAACTTTCGGATCGAACAAGTGTG AGTTCAGAAAGTTCACGAAACGCAGAGCGTGACAAGTGCGCCGAACTCGAGGTCCTGAAAGCTCAACTGGCTCATCTGAACGCTTTGATGGAACAAGCCACGAGGGTCCGTGAAGTAACGAGTTCGACAGCCGAGCCGGATCACGAATTGAACGTGAATAACGCACCGATTTCGGAAAACCCCGAACCCATCGAGGACGATGTTGGAGCTGGAGCTTCGTACAATTCTTTCGATCGCCAAAGTGATATCGACGACTTGGCAGCAGGGAAAGCTCGGAATTCGAAGGACAGACCGACCGTTGAGGAAATTCAG GCCGTCACTCGTGAATTAAAAGAGCAATCGAGCCTTCTGCAAGCCGCGCGGGCAGAATTACGACGTTTGAAACAAGCGAGTGGTCTAACGTGCGTTAACAATGCACCCGCAAATTCGAGTCTACTGCCGGGTACAACGCCGCCGTCTTCGATCGGCGGATTTCCCATAACCGAAAAGAAACAGAgcaacaataacaataataacaataataatagcGCAAACAATCATCATACGAACGGTGACATTCAACAGGCACAAACGAAGAAACGTCAGATGGAGGAACTCGTGCGAAAG GACCAGAGTCATTCGTCAAGTGTAAACAGAGATGTGCCAGCGGCAGATTGGAGCAGTCGACGAGATTCGAATTCGCAGCTCAGTCACACTAGCACCCCGGCAAACGTTTGGCCACATCCCAACGTAGCTG GCGGTTCAAACGAGCCAAGCGTGGACGGAGTATCATCTTCGGAGAATTTATTGGACATCGGGCCGCAGATAGCAGCGGTAGAAAATGGTTTCGGTCCAAATTGGTGGAACGAGCCAGCAGCGCCGATGGTGAATCAACCGCAGAAtg GTCCGGTGGGTAGTGCGGAATATTATCGTCAACTTTTGATGGGCTCGCAAGCTCAACAGTTACAAATGATGGGAACTACGATGCAACAATGCTGTCAACTGTTATGGGCTCAGCAACGTGAATTACAGTCAATGAGGAATGCTATAACACAACTTCAACAACAATTTCGTCAGAGTATGAATCGGAATGGTGAGATACCGGAAAACCGAGAGGATTATTCGAACCTTAGCAGATCGGCTCATCATCTTGGCAGCACCCTCGACGCTTCCCTGCCACCGAGCTCGTCCTTGCCTAATCTCGTCTCCCTTCCCAATTCCGCGAACCCACCAATACAAAACCCTCCAGTTGCTTCCACGAGTTctcaacagcagcagcaacaacaacaacagcaacaacaacaacaacaacaaaatcatCATCAACAATTAAACAACCAAGTGCCACCTGGCAATCGAGCCAATAACTACTGGGACAATTTTCGAAG CTATTCAAGGCAAAATCTCTTATCGGGAAATCCGAAAAGTGCAGTCGACTCTGTTCCTGGCCCTTCCGGGAATTCCACAGCCTCTACCAACGCCACCGGAAGTACTGTCAACAGCACACTCGC ACGGGACAAACGAAATCGCGAACACGGTGCTGCAGACAATTTGCCACTGCAATCAATCTCGAGCGCCGATGCTCAGTACTCGTTAAATTTACAATTACAATCGAACTTGCAATCTCAAGAAAGGGAAACTTCGGTCGCACGTAGCAATATTCTCTCGAACGAGGCTTCCTCGCAGCAACAACAGGTCGAAAATTTTTGGGAAGAGAATCACTCGTCGTTTCATTCGATCGTTGAAAACAACGATGATTTGGACTGTCTTCGTCACATGAG TGGAGAAATGCGAGACATTCTCGAGTCTTTGGTCGTAGAGAATCGCCGAAGACCGGACTATTTAGTAATTATTCTGAGAGAGATAAAAGCCATCAGCAACGATCACAGATTGCGTTCTCGTCTTCTTAGATCTCTGCGAGCTCTTCAAGACAGTCAACCGATGAGTAATCCACTG AACGAAGTGACGGATCACACGGCAAGTGAGAGTTGTCAATCGAGTGACGAAGATTCTGACTTTGGGGCACAAGCGAGCGCGTTGAGGAGCTCGAGTACCTCGAATCGCATGCTCCTGCCTGAAATTTATGTTCCTTCTCCTCCCTCGGGACAAATGCAGCAAATGTCACATCCGCAAATGGTCGAACACTTGGAATTTGAA GCCGTTTTGTCTCTTGAAAATGTCAACACGGTGCCAGCTTCGGCTTCTATGACGCCGGGCTACAACGAGGATTTAGCAGAAGCCGATCAATCAAGACCGGAAGCTTCGAACAGTCAGCAG GGCTCTCCGGAGGACGACAACATCGATGGAGTTGAAACGGAGGAAAGTCAAGGCGCAGTAGGCCTAGAAATGCCGCGTGAAATTCCTGACGTTGCTCATCCTGACGAGGAAATGTCGAATGTGGAGTATGCCATTCTCGATCGGATACCAACCCGACTGTTTCACCACTAA
- the cmb gene encoding putative uncharacterized protein DDB_G0271606 isoform X1 produces the protein MAPGVNDGPRNTGTLPKSNRRNNRNRETPSVNQQAASRSVYHSRIQHPNNLLDWQPVNDREAVRSTKNSNARSTASAPSISYPDFADIVSYSSGRQYNFTGDEGSHWQEMAQPVDSRTQSPPQLQRTKPTNVDKMPDRRQVESRLHQIRDYIGVTSTMIESLSQSSDPRARTQLEKLSRMVEDLCDSETKLAKLLEDYNVRGITDESGDHPPLRSDQMKRFVELLDVLGSQERFLVTNSNRRNSESGKEDGEENGNEPLEVQLRRKMEASQRKLAELQEHQANLVGMQLQVRERLNAARQAQQALLQQENQTPLTIAPVSSSSAWETPNRGSQPPQAEAEEIDAETAMLRSKLAHLQSKKKHMDQLMVELQAVELSDRTSVSSESSRNAERDKCAELEVLKAQLAHLNALMEQATRVREVTSSTAEPDHELNVNNAPISENPEPIEDDVGAGASYNSFDRQSDIDDLAAGKARNSKDRPTVEEIQAVTRELKEQSSLLQAARAELRRLKQASGLTCVNNAPANSSLLPGTTPPSSIGGFPITEKKQSNNNNNNNNNSANNHHTNGDIQQAQTKKRQMEELVRKDQSHSSSVNRDVPAADWSSRRDSNSQLSHTSTPANVWPHPNVAGGSNEPSVDGVSSSENLLDIGPQIAAVENGFGPNWWNEPAAPMVNQPQNGPVGSAEYYRQLLMGSQAQQLQMMGTTMQQCCQLLWAQQRELQSMRNAITQLQQQFRQSMNRNGEIPENREDYSNLSRSAHHLGSTLDASLPPSSSLPNLVSLPNSANPPIQNPPVASTSSQQQQQQQQQQQQQQQQNHHQQLNNQVPPGNRANNYWDNFRSYSRQNLLSGNPKSAVDSVPGPSGNSTASTNATGSTVNSTLARDKRNREHGAADNLPLQSISSADAQYSLNLQLQSNLQSQERETSVARSNILSNEASSQQQQVENFWEENHSSFHSIVENNDDLDCLRHMSGEMRDILESLVVENRRRPDYLVIILREIKAISNDHRLRSRLLRSLRALQDSQPMSNPLNEVTDHTASESCQSSDEDSDFGAQASALRSSSTSNRMLLPEIYVPSPPSGQMQQMSHPQMVEHLEFEAVLSLENVNTVPASASMTPGYNEDLAEADQSRPEASNSQQGSPEDDNIDGVETEESQGAVGLEMPREIPDVAHPDEEMSNVEYAILDRIPTRLFHH, from the exons tttcgtATAGCAGTGGTCGACAGTATAATTTCACGGGCGACGAGGGCTCTCACTGGCAAGAAATGGCTCAACCCGTAGACTCGAGAACACAATCTCCACCCCAACTTCAAAGAACAAAACCTACCAACGTCGACAAAATG CCGGATAGACGCCAAGTGGAAAGTCGTTTACATCAAATACGTGATTACATCGGGGTGACTTCGACGATGATAGAATCTCTGAGCCAATCTTCGGATCCG CGCGCACGTACGCAACTTGAAAAGTTGAGTAGAATGGTCGAGGATCTCTGCGACAGTGAAACCAAATTGGCTAAGTTGTTGGAAGATTATAATGTCAGAGGAATCACCGATGAG TCCGGTGACCATCCGCCTCTGAGATCCGATCAAATGAAACGTTTCGTCGAGCTTCTCGATGTTCTCGGCTCCCAAGAACGTTTTCTCGTCACTAATTCTAACCGgagg AACAGCGAGAGTGGAAAAGAAGATGGCGAAGAAAACGGTAATGAGCCTCTGGAGGTTCAGTTACGCCGAAAAATGGAAGCTTCTCAGCGAAAGCTCGCCGAACTACAAGAGCATCAAGCGAATCTTGTGGGAATGCAGCTGCAAGTCCGAGAACGATTGAATGCAGCTCGACAAGCTCAACAGGCTCTTTTGCAACAAGAAAATCAGACTCCATTGACAATCGCCCCAGTGAGCTCGTCATCCGCGTGGGAAACTCCTAATCGTGGCTCTCAGCCGCCTCAAGCTGAGGCCGAAGAAATCGACGCTGAAACCGCTATGCTTAGAAGCAAACTCGCTCATCTTCagtccaaaaaaaaacacatggaTCAACTGATGGTTGAACTCCAAGCGGTTGAACTTTCGGATCGAACAAGTGTG AGTTCAGAAAGTTCACGAAACGCAGAGCGTGACAAGTGCGCCGAACTCGAGGTCCTGAAAGCTCAACTGGCTCATCTGAACGCTTTGATGGAACAAGCCACGAGGGTCCGTGAAGTAACGAGTTCGACAGCCGAGCCGGATCACGAATTGAACGTGAATAACGCACCGATTTCGGAAAACCCCGAACCCATCGAGGACGATGTTGGAGCTGGAGCTTCGTACAATTCTTTCGATCGCCAAAGTGATATCGACGACTTGGCAGCAGGGAAAGCTCGGAATTCGAAGGACAGACCGACCGTTGAGGAAATTCAG GCCGTCACTCGTGAATTAAAAGAGCAATCGAGCCTTCTGCAAGCCGCGCGGGCAGAATTACGACGTTTGAAACAAGCGAGTGGTCTAACGTGCGTTAACAATGCACCCGCAAATTCGAGTCTACTGCCGGGTACAACGCCGCCGTCTTCGATCGGCGGATTTCCCATAACCGAAAAGAAACAGAgcaacaataacaataataacaataataatagcGCAAACAATCATCATACGAACGGTGACATTCAACAGGCACAAACGAAGAAACGTCAGATGGAGGAACTCGTGCGAAAG GACCAGAGTCATTCGTCAAGTGTAAACAGAGATGTGCCAGCGGCAGATTGGAGCAGTCGACGAGATTCGAATTCGCAGCTCAGTCACACTAGCACCCCGGCAAACGTTTGGCCACATCCCAACGTAGCTG GCGGTTCAAACGAGCCAAGCGTGGACGGAGTATCATCTTCGGAGAATTTATTGGACATCGGGCCGCAGATAGCAGCGGTAGAAAATGGTTTCGGTCCAAATTGGTGGAACGAGCCAGCAGCGCCGATGGTGAATCAACCGCAGAAtg GTCCGGTGGGTAGTGCGGAATATTATCGTCAACTTTTGATGGGCTCGCAAGCTCAACAGTTACAAATGATGGGAACTACGATGCAACAATGCTGTCAACTGTTATGGGCTCAGCAACGTGAATTACAGTCAATGAGGAATGCTATAACACAACTTCAACAACAATTTCGTCAGAGTATGAATCGGAATGGTGAGATACCGGAAAACCGAGAGGATTATTCGAACCTTAGCAGATCGGCTCATCATCTTGGCAGCACCCTCGACGCTTCCCTGCCACCGAGCTCGTCCTTGCCTAATCTCGTCTCCCTTCCCAATTCCGCGAACCCACCAATACAAAACCCTCCAGTTGCTTCCACGAGTTctcaacagcagcagcaacaacaacaacagcaacaacaacaacaacaacaaaatcatCATCAACAATTAAACAACCAAGTGCCACCTGGCAATCGAGCCAATAACTACTGGGACAATTTTCGAAG CTATTCAAGGCAAAATCTCTTATCGGGAAATCCGAAAAGTGCAGTCGACTCTGTTCCTGGCCCTTCCGGGAATTCCACAGCCTCTACCAACGCCACCGGAAGTACTGTCAACAGCACACTCGC ACGGGACAAACGAAATCGCGAACACGGTGCTGCAGACAATTTGCCACTGCAATCAATCTCGAGCGCCGATGCTCAGTACTCGTTAAATTTACAATTACAATCGAACTTGCAATCTCAAGAAAGGGAAACTTCGGTCGCACGTAGCAATATTCTCTCGAACGAGGCTTCCTCGCAGCAACAACAGGTCGAAAATTTTTGGGAAGAGAATCACTCGTCGTTTCATTCGATCGTTGAAAACAACGATGATTTGGACTGTCTTCGTCACATGAG TGGAGAAATGCGAGACATTCTCGAGTCTTTGGTCGTAGAGAATCGCCGAAGACCGGACTATTTAGTAATTATTCTGAGAGAGATAAAAGCCATCAGCAACGATCACAGATTGCGTTCTCGTCTTCTTAGATCTCTGCGAGCTCTTCAAGACAGTCAACCGATGAGTAATCCACTG AACGAAGTGACGGATCACACGGCAAGTGAGAGTTGTCAATCGAGTGACGAAGATTCTGACTTTGGGGCACAAGCGAGCGCGTTGAGGAGCTCGAGTACCTCGAATCGCATGCTCCTGCCTGAAATTTATGTTCCTTCTCCTCCCTCGGGACAAATGCAGCAAATGTCACATCCGCAAATGGTCGAACACTTGGAATTTGAA GCCGTTTTGTCTCTTGAAAATGTCAACACGGTGCCAGCTTCGGCTTCTATGACGCCGGGCTACAACGAGGATTTAGCAGAAGCCGATCAATCAAGACCGGAAGCTTCGAACAGTCAGCAG GGCTCTCCGGAGGACGACAACATCGATGGAGTTGAAACGGAGGAAAGTCAAGGCGCAGTAGGCCTAGAAATGCCGCGTGAAATTCCTGACGTTGCTCATCCTGACGAGGAAATGTCGAATGTGGAGTATGCCATTCTCGATCGGATACCAACCCGACTGTTTCACCACTAA